The following coding sequences lie in one Heyndrickxia oleronia genomic window:
- a CDS encoding EAL and HDOD domain-containing protein, with amino-acid sequence MEVFVARQPIFNIDNRVVSYELLYRNDNVNSFPNIDGDQATADVIINSFFNIGIDNLSSGLPCFINFTENLLKHKVPTYFSPRDIVIEILENVTPSRELVEICRELKKLGYKIALDDYIFYSNNLYSLELLKFVDIVKIDFMNTNKIERKEIEKIIQSFNIKLLAEKVETKEQFEEAKQNGYTYFQGYYFSQPVIISTFDIPASFHSYLQIVRLLSNEDVSIEHISMIIEQDLSLAYKLLKLINSPAHRPTQKIHSIHQAIILLGLIEIKRWIFILAIRENAGWRQQLSEEVCRTSLTRAKFCELISEKQFGKSESPKFFLLGLFSLLDAILFKPMDEVLNQLSLEESLFNALCGEENSMRKVLDLSIALEKAEWEKMDELLQITDLTEQELSRFYQQAWEWSDQVMNEDFTYISLD; translated from the coding sequence ATGGAAGTTTTTGTTGCACGTCAGCCCATTTTTAATATTGATAATAGGGTTGTTTCATATGAATTATTGTATCGGAATGATAATGTCAATTCCTTCCCAAATATTGATGGGGATCAAGCAACTGCTGACGTAATTATTAACAGTTTTTTTAATATTGGTATAGATAATCTTTCATCAGGACTACCATGTTTTATTAATTTTACTGAAAACCTTCTTAAGCATAAGGTTCCAACTTATTTCTCACCAAGGGATATAGTGATTGAGATACTTGAAAATGTTACTCCTTCTCGAGAATTAGTAGAAATATGTAGAGAATTAAAAAAGCTAGGTTATAAAATTGCATTGGATGATTATATTTTTTATAGTAATAATCTGTATTCATTAGAATTATTAAAATTTGTGGATATAGTAAAAATAGATTTTATGAATACGAATAAAATCGAAAGAAAAGAAATAGAAAAAATTATTCAATCGTTTAACATAAAATTACTGGCTGAAAAAGTTGAAACGAAGGAGCAGTTTGAAGAGGCTAAACAAAATGGCTATACGTATTTTCAAGGCTATTATTTTAGTCAACCTGTAATTATTTCAACATTTGATATTCCAGCATCTTTTCATTCGTACTTACAAATCGTTCGTTTATTATCTAATGAAGATGTCAGCATTGAGCATATTAGTATGATTATTGAACAAGATTTATCATTAGCTTATAAACTATTAAAACTAATAAACTCACCAGCTCACCGACCTACTCAAAAGATACACTCTATCCATCAGGCAATTATATTACTAGGTTTAATTGAAATTAAAAGATGGATATTTATTTTAGCAATTAGGGAAAACGCTGGATGGAGACAACAACTTTCAGAAGAAGTATGTAGAACGAGCTTAACTAGAGCGAAGTTTTGTGAGTTAATATCTGAAAAGCAGTTCGGTAAATCAGAGTCACCGAAATTTTTTTTGTTAGGTCTTTTTTCTTTATTAGACGCTATCCTCTTTAAGCCAATGGATGAGGTGCTAAATCAATTATCATTGGAGGAAAGCCTTTTTAATGCATTATGTGGTGAAGAGAATAGTATGAGGAAAGTGCTTGATTTATCGATTGCTCTGGAAAAAGCAGAATGGGAAAAAATGGATGAATTGCTGCAGATTACCGATCTTACCGAACAAGAACTGTCAAGATTTTATCAGCAGGCATGGGAATGGAGTGACCAGGTCATGAATGAGGATTTTACATATATCTCACTTGATTGA
- the dapF gene encoding diaminopimelate epimerase has translation MNINIRKCHGSGNDFLLIDEISMPYTFSEEDRQNLSITLCDRNAELGADGILFVMKSDKADAKMRVFNADGSEASMCGNGLRCVGRYVCELLQKDEIRVETMKAILKVNKSDSIFNELPTYCVEISPVLFSLDALPMNLNQEQLVNEKIHELSDQLLFSAVAVPNPHLITFVDKEMMRTNTQRMISEYVNGPNQLFPDGVNVSFVHSVEKGVIYVRTFERGVGFTNACGTAMSASSLISCILSLNNYEEEIDVYNNGGKVRCVVHKSDQTYWIELIGNATYLYDAEIIMNNNQSSFEVSSTTHYKEEQIQYEQLETHAKEYVERILF, from the coding sequence ATGAATATAAACATTCGAAAATGTCATGGGTCAGGAAATGACTTTTTATTAATAGATGAGATCTCTATGCCATATACGTTTTCTGAAGAGGACCGTCAAAATTTGAGTATTACTCTCTGTGACAGAAATGCTGAATTAGGTGCGGACGGTATTCTCTTTGTCATGAAAAGTGATAAAGCAGATGCAAAAATGAGGGTATTTAATGCAGATGGCTCAGAGGCTTCCATGTGTGGTAATGGCTTGCGCTGTGTTGGTAGATATGTGTGCGAATTATTGCAGAAAGATGAAATAAGAGTAGAAACGATGAAGGCGATTTTGAAGGTAAATAAGTCAGATTCGATTTTTAATGAATTACCAACCTATTGTGTCGAAATATCACCAGTACTTTTTTCATTAGATGCGTTACCGATGAATCTTAATCAAGAGCAATTGGTGAATGAAAAGATACATGAACTCTCAGATCAGTTATTATTTAGCGCAGTCGCTGTTCCAAATCCTCACCTTATAACTTTTGTAGATAAAGAAATGATGCGAACGAATACACAAAGAATGATTTCTGAATATGTAAATGGACCAAATCAGTTATTTCCTGATGGAGTTAATGTAAGCTTTGTTCATTCCGTTGAAAAAGGAGTTATCTATGTTCGTACGTTTGAGCGTGGTGTTGGTTTTACAAATGCTTGTGGAACAGCCATGTCAGCGTCATCATTAATTTCATGTATATTGTCCTTAAATAATTATGAAGAGGAAATTGATGTATATAATAATGGTGGAAAGGTTCGTTGTGTCGTTCATAAGTCTGATCAAACATATTGGATTGAACTCATTGGAAATGCAACTTATTTATATGATGCAGAAATCATTATGAACAATAATCAAAGTTCCTTTGAGGTAAGTAGCACAACACATTACAAAGAAGAACAAATTCAATATGAACAATTAGAAACACATGCGAAAGAATATGTTGAGAGAATTCTTTTCTAA
- a CDS encoding DNA ligase D — protein MKPMLPTLKSIAPLTSDWLFEIKYDGFRAILDWDHDTIHLWSRNEKDLLPQFPEIKEYLLSIYDQFKDILPLIFDGELVVLENEGKANFGELQKRGRMKSHDRIQQVAYKRPCTYLVFDLLTINGNALIDKSYLERKKMLKGLFVTYQLPLNPTSGTFELLQYIPNEQHFDTIWEQVTTDDGEGIIAKLKKSKWEIGKRTETWLKIKNWKKVSCFITAFDTSNGYYHVGVFKGEQIYQIGLFLFSLDPDQKKALSQVIKANALNNQNGVLNIHPSICVDIHYLEWYEEQLREPHFHEFRFDLSPESCTYEQFLLDEAAIPREITVTHPDKPLWEKEQIKKLDFIRYMREISPFILPFLRNRTLTVIRYPHGVFGEPFYQKNCPDYAPNFIQTYHQENIDYIVCNDLKTLMWLANQLAIEYHIPFSTINNPYVSEIVFDLDPPSRNEFHLAVTASLMMKKIFDQLNIISFIKTSGNKGLQIYIPLIDGTYTWSDTRLFTEFIANYLVTERSDLFTIERMKKKRNGRLYVDFIQHAEGKTIIAPYSMRGHSDALIATPLFWDEVNENLNPESFTIPTVLHRVNTLGCPFANYVKAKTIQVFDPVLNFLKANNLK, from the coding sequence ATGAAACCGATGCTCCCAACTTTGAAATCAATTGCTCCTCTCACTTCAGATTGGCTATTTGAAATCAAATATGATGGTTTTCGAGCTATTTTAGACTGGGATCATGACACAATACATTTATGGAGCAGAAATGAAAAAGATCTACTTCCACAGTTTCCAGAAATTAAAGAGTATTTATTAAGTATTTACGATCAATTCAAAGATATACTTCCATTAATATTTGACGGTGAACTAGTTGTTTTGGAAAATGAAGGAAAGGCGAATTTTGGAGAATTACAAAAAAGAGGTCGTATGAAGTCACATGATCGAATTCAGCAAGTTGCCTATAAAAGACCATGCACTTACTTAGTCTTTGATCTATTAACCATTAATGGTAATGCCCTCATTGATAAAAGTTATTTAGAACGAAAAAAAATGTTAAAGGGCTTGTTTGTAACTTACCAATTACCTCTAAACCCGACATCTGGTACTTTTGAACTACTTCAATATATTCCAAATGAACAACATTTTGATACTATATGGGAACAAGTCACAACGGATGACGGAGAGGGCATCATTGCAAAACTTAAAAAAAGTAAATGGGAAATTGGTAAACGGACAGAAACATGGTTAAAAATAAAAAATTGGAAGAAAGTTTCATGCTTTATTACTGCATTCGATACCTCCAATGGATATTATCATGTTGGTGTTTTTAAGGGAGAACAGATCTACCAAATAGGCTTATTTTTATTCAGTCTAGATCCTGATCAAAAAAAAGCATTGAGTCAAGTCATTAAGGCAAATGCACTTAACAATCAGAATGGTGTCCTTAACATCCATCCTTCGATATGTGTTGATATCCATTATTTGGAGTGGTATGAGGAACAGTTACGAGAACCACATTTTCATGAGTTTCGTTTTGATTTATCACCAGAATCCTGTACATATGAACAGTTTCTTTTAGATGAAGCAGCTATACCAAGGGAAATTACGGTGACCCACCCAGATAAACCACTTTGGGAAAAGGAGCAAATAAAAAAGTTAGATTTTATTCGATATATGAGAGAAATTTCGCCATTTATTCTGCCTTTTCTACGTAATCGTACATTAACTGTAATTCGTTATCCCCATGGTGTATTTGGTGAACCTTTTTATCAAAAAAATTGTCCTGATTACGCACCGAATTTTATTCAAACATACCATCAGGAAAACATAGATTATATTGTTTGTAATGATTTAAAAACATTAATGTGGTTGGCCAACCAATTAGCAATTGAATACCATATACCATTTTCTACTATAAATAATCCTTATGTGAGCGAGATCGTTTTTGACTTGGATCCTCCATCTAGAAACGAGTTCCACTTAGCGGTTACAGCTAGCCTAATGATGAAGAAAATATTTGATCAATTAAATATTATTAGCTTTATTAAAACATCAGGAAATAAAGGACTTCAAATATATATACCACTGATTGATGGTACATATACTTGGAGTGATACTCGATTATTTACGGAATTTATCGCTAATTATCTTGTAACAGAAAGATCCGACCTCTTTACTATTGAACGAATGAAGAAAAAGAGAAATGGACGTTTATATGTTGATTTTATACAGCATGCAGAAGGAAAGACCATTATTGCTCCGTATTCAATGAGAGGTCATAGTGATGCACTTATTGCAACGCCATTGTTTTGGGACGAGGTGAATGAAAATCTTAATCCAGAATCCTTTACGATTCCTACCGTCCTGCATCGGGTTAATACCCTCGGATGTCCATTTGCTAACTATGTAAAAGCAAAAACAATACAAGTTTTCGATCCTGTACTTAACTTTTTAAAAGCAAATAATTTGAAATAA
- a CDS encoding Ku protein, whose translation MHTIWKGSISFGLVNIPIKLHAATEDKDIKLRSLHKKCHTPIKYEKRCPVCEMELSMNEIVKGYEIAKGKYVILEDEELEDLKKATEEKAVEIIDFIKMEEIDPIYYNRSYYMSPNEGGMKAYGLLRKALIESKKSGLAKIVMRSKEQLAVIRVYENTLLMETIHFPDEVRNVGDVPNVPAEDQVTKKEIDTAILLIDQLTTPFEPEKYTDEYRSKLMELIESKRTGKEMVTPKEKIPTANVTDLMAALQASIDKTKPKVEKKAPTRRRKSPGKEKKVQ comes from the coding sequence ATGCACACTATTTGGAAAGGGAGCATTAGCTTTGGATTAGTCAATATACCAATCAAACTACATGCTGCAACTGAGGATAAAGACATAAAGCTTCGATCACTTCATAAAAAATGCCACACACCAATAAAATATGAGAAAAGATGTCCAGTTTGTGAAATGGAACTATCTATGAATGAAATTGTTAAAGGATATGAAATTGCAAAGGGAAAATATGTGATACTTGAGGATGAAGAGTTGGAGGATTTGAAGAAGGCGACTGAAGAAAAGGCTGTTGAAATTATTGATTTTATTAAAATGGAGGAAATAGATCCAATCTATTATAATCGTAGTTATTATATGTCCCCAAATGAAGGCGGGATGAAGGCATATGGATTACTTCGCAAAGCATTGATTGAATCTAAAAAATCAGGACTTGCGAAAATTGTTATGCGTTCTAAAGAACAATTAGCAGTGATAAGGGTATATGAAAACACATTATTAATGGAGACCATCCATTTTCCAGATGAAGTAAGAAATGTAGGAGATGTACCGAATGTACCAGCAGAGGATCAAGTAACAAAAAAAGAAATTGATACTGCAATTCTTTTAATCGATCAATTAACTACTCCTTTTGAACCAGAGAAATACACGGATGAATACCGTTCTAAACTTATGGAATTGATTGAATCGAAACGAACAGGGAAAGAAATGGTTACACCGAAAGAAAAGATTCCAACAGCAAATGTTACTGATTTAATGGCTGCATTGCAAGCATCCATAGATAAAACGAAGCCCAAGGTAGAAAAGAAAGCTCCTACAAGACGTCGGAAGTCCCCAGGAAAGGAGAAAAAAGTTCAATAA
- a CDS encoding phosphatase PAP2 family protein — protein sequence MQRKVIWLGVIQILLLVIFIWVFWMIGTSLNGPQIRSFDNDIISKVQSNISDRLTSIMLVITFFGSVKGVAIISVIAIIILFITRHRLMCLFLALTIGLGAGVFNKILKLYFKRERPDIQPIIQEQGYSFPSGHSMGSMILYGCLAFILFKVYKHKWAKLCGAIIGIIMILIVGISRIYLGVHYPSDVVGGYIAGAFWLIICFNTYVMIEKWKQRKNLNV from the coding sequence ATGCAAAGGAAGGTAATTTGGTTAGGTGTAATTCAAATATTACTGCTAGTTATTTTTATTTGGGTGTTTTGGATGATTGGTACAAGCTTAAACGGACCACAAATTCGTTCATTTGATAACGATATAATTTCAAAAGTACAAAGCAATATATCCGATAGGTTAACTTCCATAATGTTAGTCATCACATTTTTTGGTTCAGTAAAAGGAGTAGCAATCATTTCAGTCATTGCCATCATCATTTTATTTATTACACGTCATCGATTAATGTGTTTGTTTTTGGCACTTACAATTGGACTAGGTGCGGGTGTATTTAATAAAATTTTAAAATTGTATTTTAAACGTGAAAGACCTGATATTCAACCAATTATTCAAGAGCAAGGATATAGTTTTCCTAGTGGACATTCGATGGGGTCAATGATATTGTATGGATGCTTAGCGTTTATACTTTTTAAAGTTTATAAACATAAATGGGCTAAGTTATGTGGGGCCATTATTGGTATTATTATGATTTTAATTGTAGGAATAAGTAGAATTTATTTAGGTGTTCATTATCCTAGTGATGTAGTAGGTGGATATATTGCTGGAGCATTTTGGTTAATCATTTGTTTTAATACATATGTAATGATTGAGAAATGGAAACAGAGGAAAAATCTTAACGTTTGA
- a CDS encoding YjcZ family sporulation protein: protein MSGAAGGVGYGGGFAFIVVLFILLIIVGAAYVGGGGYGYGYGGYGGYGGFW from the coding sequence ATGAGTGGTGCTGCAGGTGGAGTAGGATATGGCGGTGGTTTTGCGTTTATCGTCGTATTATTTATCCTTTTAATAATAGTGGGTGCTGCCTATGTTGGCGGCGGTGGTTATGGCTACGGTTATGGCGGATATGGTGGATATGGCGGCTTCTGGTGA
- a CDS encoding cold-shock protein — MTQGTVKWFNSEKGFGFIEVEGGNDVFVHFSAIAGEGYKTLEEGQRVEFNIVEGQRGPQADNVVKL; from the coding sequence ATGACACAAGGTACAGTAAAATGGTTTAACAGTGAAAAAGGATTCGGCTTCATCGAAGTTGAAGGTGGAAATGATGTATTTGTACATTTCAGTGCAATCGCTGGAGAAGGCTACAAAACATTAGAAGAAGGTCAACGTGTTGAATTCAATATCGTTGAAGGCCAACGTGGACCTCAAGCTGACAACGTTGTAAAACTATAA
- a CDS encoding LTA synthase family protein, which yields MGNIKSKIHSLLNKKFSLFFLIVILFWLKSYAVYQAEFNLDIKNSMQAFLLFFNPISSALLFFGFALFFKGRARTIAIIVIDLILSILLYANVCYYRFFNDFITIPVLFQTKNFGDLGGSAAALMEPYDVLYFLDTIIIIGLIVFKVIKSQAEKINRRSIFAVFAAAIAFFIINLGLAEADRPELLTRTFDRNYIVKYLGAYNYTIYDAIQTTKSSAQRALADSSDVVDVENYVKANHSEPNPDYFGAAKGRNVIYISLESLQNFIINYKLDGQEVTPFLNKLTKDPNTFYFDNFFHQTGQGKTSDAEFMMENSLFPLPKGAVFTTKALNTYQAAPAILGQKGYTSAVFHGNTKTFWNRDEIYKSFGYNKFFDANYYDMSPENTINYGMEDKPFFKESMPYLEKLPQPFYTKFISLSNHFPFELNNDPNFPEGDFGDKIVNKYFQTAHYLDESIEQFFNDLKTSGLYDNSIIVMYGDHYGLSENHNKAMAKVMGVDEITPYINAQLQRVPLFIHVPGVKAKADHTYGGEVDVRPTLMHLLGIDTKEYIQFGSDLLSKEHRQIVPFRNGDFVSKDVTQVSGECYSNPTGEKVDDKLCQEGDKVSKTELELSDKVVYDDLLRFYTPNGFTPVNRADYDYTTDQTINNPITSEKEKDKNKEK from the coding sequence ATGGGAAATATAAAATCAAAAATTCATAGTTTGTTAAATAAAAAGTTTTCTTTGTTTTTCTTAATCGTTATTTTATTTTGGTTAAAATCATATGCGGTATATCAGGCAGAATTTAATTTAGACATTAAAAATAGTATGCAGGCGTTCTTATTGTTCTTTAACCCAATAAGCTCAGCATTACTCTTTTTTGGCTTTGCGTTGTTCTTTAAAGGACGTGCCCGAACAATTGCGATCATAGTCATCGATTTAATTTTATCGATACTGTTATATGCAAACGTCTGTTATTATCGATTTTTCAATGATTTTATTACCATTCCAGTACTTTTTCAAACAAAGAACTTTGGAGATTTAGGCGGTAGTGCAGCAGCGTTAATGGAGCCTTATGATGTGCTTTATTTCCTTGATACGATTATCATAATCGGTTTAATTGTATTTAAAGTAATTAAATCACAAGCTGAAAAAATAAATCGTCGCTCAATCTTTGCTGTATTTGCAGCAGCGATTGCATTTTTTATCATTAACTTAGGATTAGCTGAAGCTGATCGTCCAGAATTATTAACACGTACGTTTGATCGTAACTATATCGTAAAATATTTAGGAGCATATAACTATACGATTTATGATGCGATTCAAACGACAAAATCATCTGCACAACGTGCGCTAGCTGATAGTAGTGATGTAGTTGATGTTGAAAATTATGTGAAGGCAAACCATTCTGAACCAAATCCAGATTATTTTGGTGCAGCAAAGGGTAGAAATGTCATTTACATTTCTTTAGAGTCTCTACAAAACTTTATTATTAATTACAAATTAGATGGTCAAGAAGTTACACCGTTCTTAAATAAATTAACGAAGGACCCAAATACATTTTATTTTGACAACTTCTTCCATCAAACAGGACAAGGGAAAACATCTGATGCTGAATTCATGATGGAGAACTCATTATTCCCTCTACCAAAAGGTGCAGTGTTCACTACTAAAGCACTGAACACATATCAAGCAGCACCTGCAATTTTAGGACAAAAAGGGTATACATCTGCAGTATTCCATGGTAACACGAAAACATTCTGGAATCGTGATGAAATCTATAAGTCCTTTGGATATAATAAGTTCTTTGATGCGAATTATTATGATATGAGTCCGGAAAATACAATTAACTATGGTATGGAAGACAAACCATTTTTCAAAGAGTCAATGCCTTATCTTGAAAAACTTCCACAACCGTTTTATACAAAATTTATCTCACTATCAAACCACTTCCCGTTTGAGTTAAATAATGACCCTAATTTCCCGGAAGGTGACTTTGGAGATAAAATTGTTAATAAGTATTTTCAAACTGCTCATTATTTAGATGAGTCAATTGAACAATTCTTTAATGATTTAAAAACATCTGGTTTATATGATAACTCGATTATTGTGATGTATGGTGACCACTATGGTTTATCAGAAAATCATAATAAAGCAATGGCTAAAGTAATGGGTGTTGATGAAATTACTCCATATATAAATGCTCAATTACAAAGAGTTCCTTTATTTATACATGTACCAGGGGTGAAAGCAAAGGCTGACCACACATATGGTGGTGAAGTTGATGTTCGTCCTACTTTAATGCATTTACTTGGTATCGATACAAAAGAGTACATTCAATTTGGTTCTGATTTATTATCTAAAGAACATCGTCAAATTGTTCCGTTCCGTAACGGTGATTTTGTATCAAAAGATGTAACACAAGTAAGTGGTGAGTGTTATAGTAATCCAACAGGTGAGAAAGTGGATGATAAGCTTTGTCAAGAAGGTGATAAGGTTTCAAAAACTGAATTAGAACTTTCAGATAAAGTGGTTTATGATGATTTATTAAGATTCTATACACCTAATGGCTTTACACCAGTAAATCGTGCGGATTATGATTACACAACTGATCAAACGATCAATAATCCTATAACAAGTGAAAAAGAAAAAGATAAAAATAAAGAGAAATAA
- a CDS encoding LysE family transporter, giving the protein MNNFISYVFLGITLAAPIGPINAAQLDKGIKSGFLHAWFVGLGAIVADCFYMLCVYFGLVHFLEAPILKLFLYLFGCFVLAYTGIESLSTAGKISTNQFRNRESLRKSFSTGFLMSISNPLSILFWLGIYGSVLAKSVQTVDSSQLIFNSSAIFIGLFIWDIAMAGLASTFQKIIDSKFLTLISYFSGLSLIGFSIYFGFEAYKMIF; this is encoded by the coding sequence TTGAACAACTTTATTAGTTATGTCTTTTTAGGGATTACTTTAGCTGCTCCAATCGGACCAATAAACGCTGCACAATTAGATAAAGGGATAAAAAGCGGATTTCTTCACGCTTGGTTTGTAGGACTTGGAGCAATAGTTGCAGATTGTTTTTACATGCTGTGTGTCTATTTTGGACTTGTTCACTTTTTGGAAGCGCCTATTTTAAAACTATTTCTTTATTTATTCGGTTGTTTTGTCCTAGCGTATACAGGAATAGAGAGCCTGTCTACTGCAGGAAAAATTTCAACAAATCAATTTCGCAATAGGGAATCTTTAAGAAAATCATTTTCAACAGGTTTTCTTATGTCTATCTCAAATCCATTATCTATTTTATTCTGGCTTGGTATTTATGGATCAGTTTTAGCTAAATCTGTTCAAACCGTCGATTCGAGTCAACTTATCTTTAATAGTAGTGCCATATTTATCGGTCTCTTCATTTGGGATATCGCTATGGCTGGTTTAGCTAGTACCTTTCAAAAGATCATTGATTCAAAATTTCTTACCCTTATTTCCTACTTTTCTGGACTATCACTCATCGGTTTTAGCATCTACTTCGGATTTGAAGCTTATAAAATGATATTCTAA
- a CDS encoding YndM family protein — translation MKRLTALVLKFGATLIALFIVLGLIYGMSFQSIVLLTAVIGVVSYIIGDLLILPRSNNIVATATDFGLAFLLIWSIVSFGNVDNNYRALFFASLLGAFAISICESLFHIYMYRNFYQDEPKSKRRISVMNYAMESSEEIAPPNKKSKK, via the coding sequence TTGAAAAGATTAACTGCATTGGTGCTTAAATTTGGGGCCACTCTCATTGCACTCTTTATTGTATTAGGTCTTATTTATGGCATGTCTTTCCAAAGCATTGTTTTACTTACAGCTGTAATAGGTGTTGTATCTTATATTATCGGTGATTTATTAATCTTACCTCGGTCAAACAATATCGTAGCTACTGCAACAGACTTTGGTTTAGCTTTCCTTTTAATTTGGTCTATTGTTTCTTTTGGAAACGTAGATAATAATTATCGTGCACTCTTTTTTGCTTCCTTATTAGGAGCATTCGCTATATCTATATGTGAGTCTCTTTTTCATATCTATATGTATCGAAACTTCTATCAGGATGAACCGAAAAGTAAGCGAAGAATTTCTGTCATGAATTATGCAATGGAGAGTTCAGAAGAAATTGCTCCACCAAACAAAAAAAGTAAGAAATAA
- a CDS encoding amino acid permease, translating into MEIPASAGKKQEDSNEKKLAWWQLSLIGLGCIIGTGYFLGSGIGIKMTGPSILITFILAGVGTYIVSEALSKMSAQDPQKGSFRSYAKKAFGPWAGFSSGWVYWFSEMLITGSQLTALSILSRFWFPNIPLWIFASGYALLGVLIVIIGTKGFERAQNVFAIIKIAAIFMFIVLAISVVIGFFGGSKADFHFHYHKTDFFPKGIMGLWSSLIFGFYAFGGIEIMGIMATRLKKKEDAKKAGASMLLMLTFIYLISLIFATSLVSFNKFNAKESPFVIALDKYDISFFPHLFTGGIIIAGFSTMVASLFAVTSMVVTLAEDGDAPRIFSKKGKMKVPPLALGLTICGMIISIILALIMPDRVYEYITTAAGLMLLYNWFFILISFPRLIKASKFDHLKRFIGMLLIVLAVSGTCIHQTSRPGFFVSIGFVAVVIIVVVILQMTKRKKKNLFPQGI; encoded by the coding sequence ATGGAGATACCTGCTAGTGCGGGAAAAAAACAAGAGGATAGCAATGAGAAAAAACTAGCTTGGTGGCAACTTTCACTTATTGGATTAGGTTGCATTATCGGTACAGGGTATTTTCTAGGTTCGGGAATAGGAATTAAGATGACTGGTCCTTCGATCCTTATTACCTTTATATTAGCCGGTGTAGGTACTTATATCGTTTCAGAAGCTTTATCAAAAATGTCAGCACAAGACCCTCAAAAGGGTTCATTTCGTTCCTATGCTAAAAAGGCATTCGGTCCCTGGGCGGGTTTTAGCAGTGGGTGGGTATACTGGTTTTCAGAAATGTTGATCACTGGTAGCCAATTAACTGCACTTTCAATTTTATCGAGGTTTTGGTTTCCGAATATTCCACTTTGGATATTTGCATCAGGATACGCTCTTCTTGGTGTACTTATTGTCATTATAGGGACAAAGGGATTTGAAAGAGCTCAAAATGTATTTGCAATCATAAAGATTGCTGCTATTTTTATGTTTATAGTTCTTGCCATTTCGGTAGTTATTGGCTTTTTTGGGGGAAGTAAGGCAGATTTTCACTTTCATTATCACAAGACAGATTTTTTTCCAAAAGGAATTATGGGCTTGTGGTCCTCACTTATCTTTGGTTTTTACGCTTTTGGTGGCATCGAGATTATGGGTATTATGGCAACTAGATTAAAGAAAAAAGAAGATGCAAAAAAGGCAGGGGCTAGTATGCTCCTTATGCTAACATTCATTTATTTAATATCATTGATATTTGCAACGAGTTTAGTAAGCTTTAATAAATTTAATGCAAAGGAAAGTCCATTCGTAATTGCCCTTGATAAATATGATATTTCCTTCTTTCCTCATTTGTTTACAGGTGGAATAATTATTGCTGGATTTTCAACAATGGTTGCATCATTATTCGCAGTAACTAGTATGGTAGTGACGTTAGCAGAGGATGGCGATGCACCTAGGATTTTTTCTAAAAAAGGAAAAATGAAGGTACCCCCACTTGCATTAGGCTTAACTATTTGTGGAATGATCATTTCAATTATATTAGCTTTAATAATGCCTGATCGCGTGTATGAATATATCACAACTGCTGCAGGATTAATGCTTTTATATAACTGGTTCTTTATACTTATTTCTTTTCCAAGATTAATTAAAGCATCCAAATTTGATCATTTAAAGCGTTTCATAGGCATGTTATTAATAGTACTTGCTGTTAGTGGGACATGCATTCATCAGACGAGTAGGCCAGGATTTTTTGTAAGTATTGGTTTTGTTGCAGTGGTAATTATTGTCGTTGTCATTTTACAAATGACAAAAAGAAAGAAGAAAAATTTATTTCCACAAGGCATTTGA
- a CDS encoding YqhV family protein, whose protein sequence is MFLFFEKAIIGMAFLRIISGSIEILVALLILKYNDVEKALVINSSLALIGPIILILTTTIGLFGLADKISFTKMLWIFGGVACILYGVKGN, encoded by the coding sequence ATGTTTCTTTTCTTTGAAAAAGCGATTATAGGAATGGCATTTTTAAGAATTATATCTGGGAGTATTGAGATCTTAGTTGCTTTATTAATACTTAAATATAATGATGTGGAAAAGGCTCTAGTTATTAATAGCTCCCTCGCTCTTATTGGTCCAATTATTTTAATCCTTACAACAACAATCGGTTTATTTGGTCTTGCAGATAAGATTTCTTTTACTAAGATGCTTTGGATATTTGGTGGAGTAGCATGTATTCTCTATGGAGTAAAAGGAAATTAA